A genomic region of Cannabis sativa cultivar Pink pepper isolate KNU-18-1 chromosome 1, ASM2916894v1, whole genome shotgun sequence contains the following coding sequences:
- the LOC115705939 gene encoding vacuolar protein-sorting-associated protein 33 homolog isoform X1, which translates to MAQIPNLDNAPLNLTALREQSQKELVNILKNIRGKKCLVIDQKLGGSISLIIQTSLLKEHGVELRYLSADPIQTDSTKVVYLVRSQLNLMKFISSHVHNDIAKGLQREYYVYFVPRRSVGCEKILEEEKVHHLLTIGEYPLYTLPLDEDVLSFELDLAYKECHVDGDTSSLWHIAKGIHKLESSFGVIPNVRAKGKSSVRVSEILQRMQEEEPVSSPDMAVPEINTLILLDREVDMVTPMCSQLTYEGLLDEILHINNGAVELEASIMGTQQEGKKIKVPLNSSDKLFKEIRDLNFEVVVQILRQKATSMKQDYTEMTTTNQSVSELKDFVKKLNSLPEMTRHINLAQHLSTFTSKPSFLGQLDMEHTLVEGQSYDICLEYIEEMIHKQEPLINVLRLLILFSVTNSGLPKKHFDYLRRELLHSYGFEHMGTLNNLEKAGLFKKQEAKSNWQTIKRALQLVVEDTDTANPNDIAYVFSGYAPLSIRLVQHAVRSGWRPIDEILKLLPGPHSEAKRGRFSGSSSFDNLQGASASTDNRVADGRRSLVLVVFIGGVTFAEISALRFLSSQEGMAYDLIIGTTKLVSGHSLTEAFVEKLG; encoded by the exons ATGGCGCAGATTCCAAATTTAGACAATGCTCCGCTTAATCTCACAGCCCTCAG GGAACAATCACAAAAGGAGCTTGTTAACATTCTCAAGAAT ATTCGTGGAAAGAAGTGTTTGGTTATCGATCAGAAGCTTGGTGGTTCTATCTCATTGATTATCCAAACTTCACTTCTCAAG GAACATGGGGTTGAATTGCGTTATCTTTCAGCTGATCCTATTCAAACTGACTCCACTAAAGTGGTTTACCTTGTTCGATCACAGCTTAATTTGATGAAATTCATTAGTTCACATGTTCACAATGACATAGCTAAAGGTCTTCAGAGGGAATATTATGTGTATTTTGTGCCTCGTCGTTCAGTTGGCTGTGAGAAG ATCCTTGAAGAGGAGAAAGTTCACCATTTGCTGACTATAGGAGAGTATCCATTGTACACGCTTCCTCTGGATGAGGATGTTTTATCATTTGAACTGGATCTTGCTTATAAA GAATGCCATGTTGATGGTGATACAAGCTCCCTTTGGCATATTGCAAAAGGCATTCACAAGCTTGAG TCTTCTTTTGGTGTCATACCTAATGTGAGGGCTAAAGGCAAATCATCAGTACGTGTTTCCGAGATTCTACAGCGCATGCAAGAAGAGGAACCCGTTAGTTCGCCTGAT ATGGCTGTTCCAGAGATAAATACCCTTATTCTGCTAGATAGGGAG GTGGACATGGTGACTCCTATGTGCTCTCAATTAACATATGAGGGGCTTTTAGATGAG ATTTTGCATATAAATAATGGTGCTGTGGAACTTGAAGCATCTATCATGGGTACCCAACAAGAGGGAAAGAAGATCAAAGTTCCACTTAATTCAAG CGACAAGCTCTTTAAGGAGATACGGGATCTGAACTTTGAAGTTGTTGTCCAG ATTCTGCGTCAAAAAGCAACATCCATGAAGCAGGACTACACAGAAATGACAACCACT AACCAGTCTGTTTCTGAATTGAAGGACTTCGTCAAAAAACTGAACTCTTTGCCAGAGATGACT AGACACATAAATCTTGCTCAGCACCTGTCAACTTTCACCTCAAAGCCATCATTCTTGGGGCAACTTGACATGGAACACACACTTGTTGAGGGTCAGAGTTACGACAT ATGTCTTGAGTATATTGAAGAAATGATCCATAAGCAAGAACCACTGATAAATGTCCTCCGCCTTCTCATCTTATTTTCTGTAACAAATTCAGGGCTGCCTAAGAAGCATTTTGACTATTTGAG GAGAGAGCTCCTCCACAGTTATGGATTTGAGCACATGGGCACATTAAATAACTTGGAGAAAGCTGGATTGTTTAAAAAGCAG GAGGCCAAAAGCAACTGGCAGACAATAAAACGTGCTCTACAACTTGTCGTTGAAGATACCGACACAGCCAA CCCCAACGATATTGCCTATGTATTTTCTGGGTATGCACCTCTTAGTATTCGGCTTGTACAACATGCTGTTCGGTCTGGATG GCGTCCTATAGATGAAATCTTGAAGCTGTTGCCTGGACCTCATTCAGAAGCGAAGAGG GGTAGATTCTCAGGTAGTTCATCATTTGACAATCTGCAAGGTGCTTCAGCTAGCACGGATAA CAGAGTGGCTGATGGAAGGCGCTCCCTCGTACTTGTAGTCTTCATCGGAGGAGTGACATTTGCGGAGATCTCTGCTCTTCGATTTCTCAGTTCTCAG GAAGGGATGGCATACGATTTGATTATCGGTACAACGAAGCTTGTCAGTGGCCACTCCTTGACCGAAGCATTTGTTGAGAAGTTGGGTTAA
- the LOC115705939 gene encoding vacuolar protein-sorting-associated protein 33 homolog isoform X2 → MAQIPNLDNAPLNLTALREQSQKELVNILKNIRGKKCLVIDQKLGGSISLIIQTSLLKEHGVELRYLSADPIQTDSTKVVYLVRSQLNLMKFISSHVHNDIAKGLQREYYVYFVPRRSVGCEKILEEEKVHHLLTIGEYPLYTLPLDEDVLSFELDLAYKECHVDGDTSSLWHIAKGIHKLESSFGVIPNVRAKGKSSVRVSEILQRMQEEEPVSSPDMAVPEINTLILLDREVDMVTPMCSQLTYEGLLDEILHINNGAVELEASIMGTQQEGKKIKVPLNSSDKLFKEIRDLNFEVVVQILRQKATSMKQDYTEMTTTNQSVSELKDFVKKLNSLPEMTRHINLAQHLSTFTSKPSFLGQLDMEHTLVEGQSYDICLEYIEEMIHKQEPLINVLRLLILFSVTNSGLPKKHFDYLRRELLHSYGFEHMGTLNNLEKAGLFKKQEAKSNWQTIKRALQLVVEDTDTANPNDIAYVFSGYAPLSIRLVQHAVRSGWRPIDEILKLLPGPHSEAKRGRFSGSSSFDNLQGASASTDKVADGRRSLVLVVFIGGVTFAEISALRFLSSQEGMAYDLIIGTTKLVSGHSLTEAFVEKLG, encoded by the exons ATGGCGCAGATTCCAAATTTAGACAATGCTCCGCTTAATCTCACAGCCCTCAG GGAACAATCACAAAAGGAGCTTGTTAACATTCTCAAGAAT ATTCGTGGAAAGAAGTGTTTGGTTATCGATCAGAAGCTTGGTGGTTCTATCTCATTGATTATCCAAACTTCACTTCTCAAG GAACATGGGGTTGAATTGCGTTATCTTTCAGCTGATCCTATTCAAACTGACTCCACTAAAGTGGTTTACCTTGTTCGATCACAGCTTAATTTGATGAAATTCATTAGTTCACATGTTCACAATGACATAGCTAAAGGTCTTCAGAGGGAATATTATGTGTATTTTGTGCCTCGTCGTTCAGTTGGCTGTGAGAAG ATCCTTGAAGAGGAGAAAGTTCACCATTTGCTGACTATAGGAGAGTATCCATTGTACACGCTTCCTCTGGATGAGGATGTTTTATCATTTGAACTGGATCTTGCTTATAAA GAATGCCATGTTGATGGTGATACAAGCTCCCTTTGGCATATTGCAAAAGGCATTCACAAGCTTGAG TCTTCTTTTGGTGTCATACCTAATGTGAGGGCTAAAGGCAAATCATCAGTACGTGTTTCCGAGATTCTACAGCGCATGCAAGAAGAGGAACCCGTTAGTTCGCCTGAT ATGGCTGTTCCAGAGATAAATACCCTTATTCTGCTAGATAGGGAG GTGGACATGGTGACTCCTATGTGCTCTCAATTAACATATGAGGGGCTTTTAGATGAG ATTTTGCATATAAATAATGGTGCTGTGGAACTTGAAGCATCTATCATGGGTACCCAACAAGAGGGAAAGAAGATCAAAGTTCCACTTAATTCAAG CGACAAGCTCTTTAAGGAGATACGGGATCTGAACTTTGAAGTTGTTGTCCAG ATTCTGCGTCAAAAAGCAACATCCATGAAGCAGGACTACACAGAAATGACAACCACT AACCAGTCTGTTTCTGAATTGAAGGACTTCGTCAAAAAACTGAACTCTTTGCCAGAGATGACT AGACACATAAATCTTGCTCAGCACCTGTCAACTTTCACCTCAAAGCCATCATTCTTGGGGCAACTTGACATGGAACACACACTTGTTGAGGGTCAGAGTTACGACAT ATGTCTTGAGTATATTGAAGAAATGATCCATAAGCAAGAACCACTGATAAATGTCCTCCGCCTTCTCATCTTATTTTCTGTAACAAATTCAGGGCTGCCTAAGAAGCATTTTGACTATTTGAG GAGAGAGCTCCTCCACAGTTATGGATTTGAGCACATGGGCACATTAAATAACTTGGAGAAAGCTGGATTGTTTAAAAAGCAG GAGGCCAAAAGCAACTGGCAGACAATAAAACGTGCTCTACAACTTGTCGTTGAAGATACCGACACAGCCAA CCCCAACGATATTGCCTATGTATTTTCTGGGTATGCACCTCTTAGTATTCGGCTTGTACAACATGCTGTTCGGTCTGGATG GCGTCCTATAGATGAAATCTTGAAGCTGTTGCCTGGACCTCATTCAGAAGCGAAGAGG GGTAGATTCTCAGGTAGTTCATCATTTGACAATCTGCAAGGTGCTTCAGCTAGCACGGATAA AGTGGCTGATGGAAGGCGCTCCCTCGTACTTGTAGTCTTCATCGGAGGAGTGACATTTGCGGAGATCTCTGCTCTTCGATTTCTCAGTTCTCAG GAAGGGATGGCATACGATTTGATTATCGGTACAACGAAGCTTGTCAGTGGCCACTCCTTGACCGAAGCATTTGTTGAGAAGTTGGGTTAA
- the LOC115705937 gene encoding U-box domain-containing protein 14 has protein sequence MGLREEELRNSVLNQLVDSVKAISELSDCRNVFKKTTGDLVRRVKLLSPLFEELRDSDKALAEEELKSLETLRIALVSTKELLNSTNHGSKIYQAFKRDEVANKFRNVTEQIEAALCEIPYKKLAISDEVQEQIELVHSQFTRAKERTESLDSQLDKDLIIAEKEDDPDPVILKRLTDKLHLMTINDLKRESVAFHEMFITSDENPGDSFQKMSSLLNKLMEYVLSENPAIDPPESDTDLVKHRSPVIPDDFRCPISLELMKDPVIVSTGQTYERSCIQKWINAGHKTCPKTQLTLMHTALTPNYVLKSLISLWCESNGVELPKTRETCRSKKSGSSISDFDRVAIEGLLQKLAIGDPEQQRAAAGELRLLAKRNADNRICIAEAGAIPLLVELLSSSDPRTQEHAVTALLNLSINDANKGTIVNAGAIPDIVDVLKNGSMEARENAAATLFSLSVIDENKVAIGAAGAIPALIKLLCEGTPRGKKDAATAIFNLSIYQGNKARAVRAGIVSPLMSLLKDAGGGMVDEALAILAILASHQEGKTAIGQAGPIPVLVEVTRTGSPRNRENAAAVLWSLCTGDLQQLKVAKELGAEEALKELSENGTERAKRKANSILEHFQKMESDS, from the exons ATGGGTTTGCGGGAAGAAGAGTTGAGGAACTCGGTACTGAATCAACTCGTGGACTCGGTGAAGGCGATATCGGAGTTGTCCGATTGCCGGAACGTGTTCAAAAAGACAACCGGGGATTTGGTACGGAGAGTGAAGCTTCTGAGTCCTCTGTTTGAGGAATTGAGGGACAGCGATAAAGCCCTGGCCGAAGAAGAATTGAAATCACTGGAGACTCTGAGAATCGCTTTGGTTTCTACTAAGGAGCTTCTCAACTCAACTAACCATGGCAGCAAGATTTATCAG GCTTTCAAACGAGATGAGGTTGCAAACAAGTTCCGCAATGTGACGGAACAAATTGAAGCAGCATTGTGTGAGATTCCTTACAAGAAATTAGCTATATCGGATGAAGTTCAAGAACAG ATTGAACTTGTACATTCTCAATTCACAAGAGCTAAAGAGAGAACTGAATCACTCGACTCACAGTTGGATAAGGATTTAATCATAGCAGAGAAAGAAGACGACCCTGACCCTGTAATTCTGAAAAGGCTTACTGACAAGCTGCATCTGATGACAATCAATGACCTTAAAAGAGAGTCGGTTGCTTTCCATGAAATGTTTATCACAAGTGATGAAAATCCAGGGGACTCATTTCAAAAGATGTCATCATTGCTTAACAAATTAATGGAGTATGTACTATCAGAGAACCCAGCAATTGATCCCCCTGAAAGTGATACGGACTTGGTTAAGCACAGATCTCCTGTTATTCCAGATGATTTTAGGTGCCCTATATCGCTTGAATTGATGAAAGACCCTGTTATTGTCTCCACTGGACAG ACATATGAAAGATCCTGTATTCAAAAGTGGATAAATGCCGGGCATAAAACATGTCCCAAGACACAGCTGACGCTTATGCACACAGCGTTAACACCTAATTACGTCCTGAAAAGTTTGATATCTTTGTGGTGTGAGAGCAATGGTGTTGAGTTGCCGAAAACACGAGAAACTTGTAGAAGCAAGAAATCAGGAAGCTCCATTTCAGACTTTGATCGGGTCGCTATTGAAGGTTTATTACAAAAACTAGCAATTGGGGATCCAGAACAACAAAGAGCAGCAGCTGGTGAACTCCGTCTGTTGGCAAAAAGAAATGCAGATAATAGAATATGCATTGCTGAGGCGGGAGCCATTCCGCTCCTTGTTGAACTGCTCTCCTCCTCTGACCCTCGAACACAGGAGCATGCTGTTACAGCACTTCTTAACCTCTCAATAAATGATGCAAACAAAGGAACCATTGTAAATGCAGGAGCTATACCTGATATAGTAGATGTGTTGAAAAATGGGAGCATGGAGGCTAGAGAAAATGCAGCTGCGACCCTCTTCAGTTTATCTGTTATAGATGAGAATAAGGTTGCTATAGGAGCAGCTGGTGCAATCCCAGCACTTATAAAATTGCTGTGTGAGGGCACTCCTAGAGGAAAAAAGGATGCTGCCACTGCTATTTTTAATCTTTCGATCTATCAGGGAAACAAGGCTCGGGCTGTAAGGGCTGGTATTGTGTCCCCACTGATGAGCTTGCTGAAGGATGCGGGGGGCGGAATGGTTGATGAGGCTCTAGCAATTCTGGCTATTCTTGCCAGCCATCAAGAAGGGAAGACGGCAATTGGTCAAGCTGGGCCTATCCCTGTTCTGGTTGAGGTTACAAGAACAGGTTCCCCACGTAATCGAGAGAATGCAGCTGCTGTATTGTGGTCATTATGCACAGGTGATTTACAGCAGTTGAAAGTTGCCAAAGAGCTTGGTGCAGAAGAGGCATTAAAGGAATTGTCGGAGAATGGCACTGAAAGGGCCAAGAGAAAGGCAAATAGCATTTTAGAGCACTTTCAAAAGATGGAAAGTGATAGTTAA